A region from the Mesorhizobium sp. J8 genome encodes:
- the lptG gene encoding LPS export ABC transporter permease LptG produces the protein MGWTLGRYFFFRYVSITFWFFLGLLALVFLIDFTELSGRTTGLPGFTYGIAFAISALRMPMIMLQTVPFVGLFSAMATLVSLNRRYELVIARSAGVSAWQFLFPCCVGALMFGVLSVAIINPIAAHGFSWSEQMENDLRAGKSNAVTTNVTPWLRQKTESGDTIIGARAILNQGLEMADSVFFILDQQGNITERKDAAKAFLRDGYWELQDVKVFKGGNIQALASDKVPTNLKPEFVQERLARPETIPFYELPRKIEVARSFGLKANAFAMQFDSLVALPFLLVAMTLIAATVSMRFARMGQSATMILGGVVAGFLLYVVSVLVKAFGVAGFVPTVVAAWVPVVVAMFFGVTFLLYKEDG, from the coding sequence ATGGGCTGGACGCTGGGCCGCTATTTCTTCTTCCGCTACGTGTCGATCACCTTCTGGTTCTTCCTGGGCCTGCTGGCGCTGGTGTTCCTGATCGACTTCACCGAGCTTTCGGGCCGCACGACCGGGCTGCCCGGCTTCACCTACGGCATAGCCTTCGCCATTTCGGCGCTGAGGATGCCGATGATCATGCTGCAAACGGTGCCGTTCGTCGGGCTGTTCTCGGCGATGGCGACGCTGGTGTCGCTCAACCGCCGCTACGAGCTGGTCATCGCGCGTTCGGCAGGCGTGTCGGCCTGGCAGTTCCTGTTTCCTTGCTGCGTCGGCGCGCTGATGTTCGGCGTGTTGTCGGTCGCCATCATCAACCCGATCGCCGCGCATGGATTTTCCTGGTCCGAGCAGATGGAGAACGACCTCAGGGCCGGCAAGTCGAATGCCGTCACCACCAACGTCACGCCGTGGCTCCGGCAAAAGACCGAATCGGGCGACACCATCATCGGCGCCCGTGCCATCCTCAACCAGGGGCTGGAGATGGCGGATTCGGTGTTTTTCATCCTCGACCAGCAGGGCAACATTACCGAGCGCAAGGATGCCGCCAAGGCTTTCCTGCGCGACGGCTACTGGGAATTGCAGGACGTCAAGGTCTTCAAGGGCGGCAATATCCAGGCACTGGCCTCCGACAAGGTGCCGACCAATCTCAAGCCGGAATTCGTGCAGGAGCGCCTGGCGCGCCCGGAAACCATTCCCTTCTACGAGCTGCCGCGCAAGATCGAGGTCGCCCGCTCGTTCGGGTTGAAGGCCAACGCCTTCGCCATGCAATTTGATTCGCTGGTGGCGTTGCCGTTCCTTCTCGTGGCCATGACGCTAATTGCCGCAACAGTTTCAATGCGATTTGCGCGAATGGGGCAGTCGGCAACGATGATTCTGGGTGGCGTCGTGGCCGGCTTTCTGCTTTATGTCGTTTCGGTACTGGTCAAGGCATTCGGTGTCGCCGGATTCGTGCCTACGGTGGTGGCTGCATGGGTTCCGGTTGTCGTGGCTATGTTCTTTGGGGTGACATTTCTGCTATACAAGGAAGACGGCTAG
- the lptF gene encoding LPS export ABC transporter permease LptF, with product MKVVERYIMRRALTMFLAALAWTLAIVWTTQVLAKIDLVTDNGQSALTFFEVAALIIPSIIPIVVPFALVVAVAQTLSAMNTDSELAVLSAAGASRWTIARPILLLAAFACAFSFIVDNAIDPYARQKNRQLVAASRADLVSLIIQEGTFRKIDEGLYLQVGERLPGNRLGGIFVADSREEGASLTYYAKTGSIVEKGDEKVLMMNDGVINRKSVTGDLSVIRFTSYAFDMSAFMSAANDITLLPKDRTTAYLLNPDPNDKMFQREPGSYRAELNQRFAEWSYSLVFALIALAVAGDARSHREARINPLITAIAIALFVRWLGFFAAGKADKVWYYVYLLYGIPLIASAVSIWFIVSSRTMELPVSWADWLTGLAKRAGENWTTFKLWLARRTSGQGA from the coding sequence ATGAAGGTCGTTGAACGCTACATCATGCGCCGCGCGCTGACGATGTTCCTCGCCGCGCTGGCCTGGACGCTGGCGATCGTGTGGACGACGCAGGTGCTGGCCAAGATCGACCTCGTCACCGACAACGGCCAATCGGCGCTGACCTTCTTCGAGGTCGCGGCGCTCATCATCCCCTCCATCATCCCGATCGTGGTGCCGTTCGCCCTGGTGGTGGCGGTGGCGCAGACGCTGAGCGCGATGAACACCGATTCGGAGCTGGCCGTGCTCAGCGCCGCCGGCGCCTCGCGCTGGACGATCGCGCGGCCGATCCTGCTGCTGGCTGCTTTTGCCTGCGCCTTTTCCTTCATCGTCGACAACGCGATAGACCCCTATGCCAGGCAGAAGAACCGCCAGCTGGTGGCGGCCTCGCGCGCCGATCTCGTGTCGCTGATCATTCAGGAAGGCACGTTCCGCAAGATCGACGAGGGCCTCTATTTGCAGGTCGGCGAACGCCTTCCCGGCAACCGGCTGGGCGGCATCTTCGTCGCCGATTCGCGCGAGGAAGGCGCCAGCCTCACCTACTACGCCAAGACCGGCAGCATCGTCGAAAAGGGCGACGAGAAGGTGCTGATGATGAATGACGGCGTCATCAACCGCAAATCGGTGACCGGCGACCTCTCTGTCATCCGCTTCACCTCTTACGCCTTCGACATGTCGGCCTTCATGTCGGCGGCCAACGACATCACGCTTTTGCCCAAGGACCGCACGACGGCATACCTGCTCAACCCGGATCCCAACGACAAGATGTTCCAGCGCGAACCGGGCAGCTACCGCGCGGAGCTCAACCAGCGCTTCGCCGAATGGTCCTACTCGCTGGTGTTCGCGCTGATCGCGCTTGCGGTGGCGGGCGATGCGCGCTCGCATCGCGAAGCGCGCATCAATCCGCTGATCACGGCGATCGCGATCGCGCTTTTCGTGCGGTGGCTGGGCTTCTTCGCCGCCGGTAAAGCCGACAAGGTCTGGTACTATGTCTATCTGCTCTACGGCATACCGCTCATCGCCTCGGCAGTCTCGATCTGGTTCATCGTCTCGTCCCGCACCATGGAATTGCCGGTCAGCTGGGCCGACTGGCTGACGGGCCTTGCCAAGCGCGCCGGCGAAAACTGGACGACATTCAAGCTCTGGCTCGCCCGGCGCACCTCGGGCCAGGGAGCCTGA
- a CDS encoding leucyl aminopeptidase: MTSRPSISFAKFAAPKKGSVFVFAADGGGLGEAAKACDPAGALARAFPVADFSGKFASSAEVLAPEGTSVDRLVAIGAGKVSSLDDNGWQKLGGAVAAALRKATEVAVILDLPDLQPDGRQAASVAAGILLRTYSFDKYKTRKDKEDGQSDSKGADAKKAETAKPAKITIHCADPTAAKKAFAGEEAVVDGVLLARDLVNEPANALGPVEFADRVKQLESLGVEVEILTEKEMRKLGMGSLLGVAQGSPRGARLAVMRWNGGKAKDAPLAFIGKGVTFDTGGNSMKPASGMEDMKGDMGGAAAVTGLMHALAARKAKANVVGVIGLVENAVDGHAQRPGDIVTSMSGQTIEVLNTDAEGRLVLADALWYANDRFKPKFMINLATLTGAIMVALGQHYAGLFSNNDELAGRLFGAGQASQERVWRMPLGPEYDKLIDSKNADMKNIGGRYGGAIIAAQFLQRFVKDTPWAHLDIAGTAMGAPSSEINQSWGSGFGVRLLDRLVRDHYEG, from the coding sequence ATGACGTCGAGACCTTCCATCTCCTTCGCCAAATTCGCCGCGCCGAAAAAGGGCAGCGTCTTCGTATTCGCGGCCGATGGCGGCGGACTCGGCGAGGCGGCGAAGGCCTGCGATCCGGCCGGCGCGCTTGCGCGTGCCTTTCCGGTCGCGGATTTTTCCGGCAAGTTCGCAAGCTCGGCCGAAGTGCTGGCGCCGGAAGGAACGTCTGTCGACCGGCTTGTGGCGATCGGCGCCGGCAAGGTTTCGAGCCTCGATGACAATGGCTGGCAAAAGCTCGGCGGCGCCGTTGCCGCTGCGCTGCGCAAAGCGACCGAGGTGGCCGTCATTCTCGATCTGCCCGATCTGCAGCCTGATGGCCGCCAGGCGGCCAGCGTTGCCGCCGGCATCCTGCTGCGCACTTATTCCTTCGACAAATACAAGACCAGAAAGGACAAGGAAGACGGACAATCCGATTCGAAGGGGGCCGACGCCAAGAAGGCCGAAACGGCGAAACCCGCCAAGATAACCATCCATTGCGCCGACCCCACGGCCGCGAAGAAGGCCTTCGCCGGCGAGGAAGCGGTGGTGGATGGCGTTCTGCTTGCCCGCGACCTCGTCAACGAGCCGGCCAATGCGCTGGGCCCGGTCGAATTCGCCGATCGCGTCAAGCAACTGGAATCGCTCGGCGTCGAGGTCGAGATCCTGACCGAGAAAGAGATGAGGAAGCTCGGCATGGGCTCGCTGCTTGGCGTGGCCCAAGGATCGCCGCGCGGCGCGCGCCTGGCGGTGATGCGCTGGAACGGCGGCAAGGCCAAGGACGCGCCGCTTGCCTTCATCGGCAAGGGCGTCACCTTCGATACCGGCGGCAATTCGATGAAGCCGGCTTCAGGCATGGAAGACATGAAGGGCGACATGGGCGGTGCGGCCGCCGTCACCGGGTTGATGCACGCGCTGGCCGCGCGCAAGGCCAAGGCCAATGTGGTCGGCGTGATCGGTCTCGTCGAGAATGCCGTCGACGGCCATGCCCAGCGCCCCGGCGACATCGTCACCTCGATGTCGGGCCAGACGATCGAAGTGTTGAACACCGACGCCGAAGGCCGCCTCGTGCTCGCCGACGCACTCTGGTACGCCAACGACCGCTTCAAGCCGAAATTCATGATCAACCTAGCAACGCTGACCGGCGCCATCATGGTGGCGCTCGGCCAGCATTATGCCGGCCTGTTCTCCAACAATGACGAGCTCGCCGGCCGGCTGTTCGGCGCCGGCCAGGCCAGCCAGGAGCGGGTCTGGCGCATGCCGCTCGGCCCCGAATACGACAAGCTGATCGATTCCAAGAACGCCGACATGAAGAACATCGGCGGCCGCTATGGCGGCGCCATCATCGCCGCGCAGTTCCTGCAGCGCTTCGTCAAGGACACGCCCTGGGCGCATCTCGACATTGCCGGTACCGCGATGGGCGCGCCGTCGAGCGAGATCAACCAGTCCTGGGGCTCGGGTTTCGGCGTCAGGCTGCTCGACCGACTGGTGCGCGATCACTACGAAGGGTAG
- a CDS encoding DNA polymerase III subunit chi, with amino-acid sequence MADILFYHLTESTLEEALPGLLERSVERGWRAVVQTGTEERRDALDQHLWTFRDDSFLAHATDREAYPAEQPILLTTGEGNQNAAQIRFLVDGASPPELSGYERAVFLFDGHDAAQLEAARGHWKTMKEAGHAVTYWQQTPDRRWERKD; translated from the coding sequence ATGGCCGACATCCTCTTCTACCATCTGACCGAATCGACGCTGGAGGAGGCGCTGCCCGGCCTGCTCGAGCGCAGCGTCGAGCGCGGCTGGCGCGCGGTGGTGCAGACAGGTACCGAAGAGCGCCGCGACGCGCTCGACCAGCATCTGTGGACGTTCCGCGACGATTCCTTCCTGGCGCATGCCACCGACCGCGAGGCCTATCCGGCCGAGCAGCCGATCCTGCTCACCACGGGCGAGGGCAACCAGAACGCCGCGCAGATACGCTTCCTGGTGGATGGTGCAAGTCCGCCCGAGCTTTCCGGCTACGAGCGCGCCGTCTTCCTGTTCGACGGCCATGACGCGGCTCAGCTCGAAGCCGCGCGCGGCCATTGGAAGACGATGAAGGAAGCCGGCCACGCCGTGACCTACTGGCAGCAGACGCCGGATCGCCGCTGGGAGCGCAAGGATTAG
- a CDS encoding YybH family protein — translation MSKLSDTTGKASAPLGRKARRKTVSRRLALAAPLALPLAVQAALSEAAPQAAIDDAALKELLTRAEAASAAFMRGDMKTYLDLIEIAPDFTLMQPFGGPFSRGFDRSPSHLAELASYFQDGGVKMELVQAYASGDMAVLAVIEWGHGKVGGLDQEWPLRVTLVFRRENGEWLLAHRHADPLVHKITLEQLSALAKG, via the coding sequence ATGTCCAAATTAAGCGACACAACCGGCAAGGCCAGCGCGCCGCTTGGAAGGAAAGCCCGCAGGAAAACCGTTTCTAGGCGGCTGGCGCTGGCGGCACCGCTTGCCTTGCCGCTGGCGGTGCAGGCAGCGTTGAGCGAAGCTGCGCCGCAAGCGGCCATCGACGATGCAGCTCTGAAGGAGCTTTTGACACGGGCGGAGGCGGCCAGCGCGGCGTTCATGCGTGGCGACATGAAAACCTATCTCGACCTGATCGAGATCGCCCCCGACTTCACGTTGATGCAGCCCTTCGGCGGTCCGTTCTCGAGGGGCTTCGACAGAAGCCCCTCGCACCTGGCCGAACTGGCCAGCTACTTTCAAGACGGCGGAGTGAAAATGGAGTTGGTGCAAGCGTACGCATCGGGCGACATGGCGGTGCTCGCCGTGATCGAATGGGGACATGGCAAGGTCGGTGGCCTGGACCAAGAATGGCCGCTCAGGGTGACGCTGGTTTTCCGACGTGAAAACGGCGAATGGCTGCTGGCGCACCGGCACGCCGATCCGCTGGTTCACAAGATAACTCTGGAGCAACTGTCGGCGCTGGCAAAGGGTTGA
- a CDS encoding LysR family transcriptional regulator, translating into MLHQIDLSRADLNLLVLFETVMEERHVGRSASRLNLSPSAVSHGLGRLRGLLGDPLFLRTPRGVVPTYRALELAGPVAEILARVRSVVASAEPFDPSRSSRRFVIGAPDGASAVFLPSLLEVLHQFAPGIDIGIRQLLPRQGETSPLPAWSDVIAELEARIMDVAVLPIGDVPERFLRRALYEEDFVIAMRAGHRFSLAPSIEAYCAMQHLVVSQTGDAHGFVDIALAARGLSRRIALTVPNFMFALAVLAETDFVSALPRRFVARHARRFGVIAVDPPVTLPPFQITAVVPKVAMMDAGIAWLVGQLEQVGSAVDPSGITAG; encoded by the coding sequence ATGCTGCATCAAATCGATCTATCTCGCGCCGATCTCAACCTGTTGGTCCTGTTTGAGACTGTCATGGAGGAACGCCATGTCGGCCGATCGGCATCGCGGCTCAACCTGTCACCGTCGGCGGTCAGCCATGGCCTCGGCCGGCTGCGCGGCCTGCTCGGCGATCCGCTGTTCCTGCGCACGCCGAGGGGCGTCGTGCCGACCTACCGCGCGCTGGAGCTTGCCGGGCCTGTCGCCGAAATCCTGGCGCGGGTGAGAAGCGTCGTCGCCAGCGCCGAGCCCTTCGATCCCAGCCGTTCCAGCCGCCGTTTCGTCATCGGCGCGCCCGATGGCGCCTCGGCGGTGTTCCTGCCGTCGCTGCTCGAAGTTCTGCATCAATTCGCGCCGGGTATTGACATCGGCATCCGCCAGCTGCTGCCGAGGCAAGGAGAGACGTCGCCGTTGCCCGCCTGGAGCGACGTCATCGCTGAACTTGAGGCAAGAATTATGGATGTCGCGGTCCTCCCGATCGGCGACGTGCCCGAACGCTTTCTCCGGCGCGCGCTCTATGAAGAGGATTTCGTCATCGCCATGCGTGCCGGACACCGGTTCTCGCTGGCCCCGAGCATCGAGGCATACTGCGCCATGCAGCACCTCGTCGTGTCGCAGACAGGCGACGCGCACGGGTTCGTCGATATCGCGCTCGCCGCGCGGGGTCTGTCGCGGCGCATCGCGCTCACCGTACCCAATTTCATGTTCGCGCTTGCCGTGTTGGCCGAGACGGATTTTGTCTCGGCGCTGCCGCGTCGTTTCGTGGCCAGGCATGCGCGCCGCTTCGGTGTGATCGCGGTCGATCCTCCCGTGACGCTACCACCTTTCCAGATCACCGCCGTAGTGCCGAAGGTCGCGATGATGGACGCTGGCATTGCCTGGCTCGTCGGCCAGTTGGAGCAGGTCGGATCGGCGGTCGATCCATCTGGCATCACGGCCGGCTGA
- a CDS encoding 3-oxoacyl-ACP synthase III family protein: MQVRIVGTGRAVPAERLTTRSLEERLGLGQGALEAATGVLERYVCSAESQIDLACAAATLALEEAGLDASAVDLIVGGCGVPYQPLPATAPLVMQRLGLADGSAAAFDVNSTCLGFLTAFETAGRMIEAGQCETALVFSSEVASRALPWQDAPETAALFGDGAAAAVLRKAKPGEGKVAASLMRTYPSGWEACGIGSGGTRFDFRKEQEAFAAHSLFHMDGKELFRLTSRHFNAFVAALLERAGWRHGDVDLVVPHQASPFALAHMARQTGFAPQKLVDISARFGNQIAASMPFALDVARREGRVATGMKLLFLGTSAGVSFGGMALEV, encoded by the coding sequence ATGCAGGTCAGGATCGTCGGAACCGGCAGGGCGGTACCGGCTGAGCGGCTGACCACGCGCTCGCTGGAGGAGCGGCTCGGCCTCGGCCAGGGCGCGCTCGAAGCCGCGACCGGCGTCCTCGAGCGCTATGTGTGCAGTGCCGAATCGCAAATTGATCTCGCTTGCGCCGCGGCGACGCTTGCGCTCGAGGAAGCCGGCCTCGATGCAAGCGCGGTCGACCTGATCGTCGGCGGCTGCGGCGTGCCCTACCAGCCGCTGCCGGCAACCGCGCCCCTGGTTATGCAGCGCCTTGGCCTTGCCGACGGCTCGGCCGCCGCCTTCGATGTCAACAGCACCTGCCTGGGCTTCCTCACCGCTTTCGAGACCGCGGGCCGCATGATCGAGGCCGGGCAATGCGAGACCGCCCTGGTCTTCTCGTCCGAAGTCGCCTCGCGCGCCTTGCCATGGCAGGACGCGCCGGAGACCGCAGCACTTTTCGGCGACGGCGCTGCGGCAGCCGTGTTGCGCAAAGCCAAGCCGGGCGAGGGCAAGGTGGCGGCGAGCCTGATGCGCACCTATCCATCGGGCTGGGAGGCCTGCGGCATAGGTTCGGGCGGCACGCGCTTCGACTTCCGCAAGGAGCAGGAGGCATTCGCGGCACACAGCCTGTTCCACATGGATGGCAAGGAGTTGTTCCGGCTGACCTCGCGCCATTTCAACGCCTTCGTCGCCGCTCTGCTCGAACGCGCCGGTTGGCGGCATGGCGATGTCGATCTCGTCGTGCCGCACCAGGCGAGCCCTTTCGCGCTCGCGCATATGGCGCGCCAGACCGGCTTTGCGCCGCAGAAGCTGGTCGACATCTCCGCCCGCTTCGGCAACCAGATCGCGGCCTCCATGCCCTTCGCGCTGGATGTCGCGCGCCGCGAGGGTCGCGTAGCGACGGGCATGAAGCTGCTCTTCCTTGGTACTTCCGCCGGCGTCTCCTTCGGCGGCATGGCATTGGAGGTCTGA
- a CDS encoding NAD-dependent epimerase/dehydratase family protein, which yields MAVLVTGASGFLGSHVLERLAASGTLALGLGRDEERCVALEALGHRIICHDLAQPLDEALDPRLARVERIIHCAALSSPFGRLADFVTANVTATRNLVDFARRRGVGRFVHISSPSVCFAFRDQLDLREDVALPEPVNHYARTKREAETIVLGQTDIHPVVLRPRGIYGKGDRALLPRLIKAARSRPLPLFRDGRAAIDLTHVDDVVEAVMAALAAPVEAERQIFNISGGEVLPVRRIADDACVRAGLKARWRAMPLLPAMLAAGLMEAVALRLPGRSEPPATRYGLGLFAYAQSLDLSKTRRVLGWAPKIAFEQGLDRTFAGGCAP from the coding sequence ATGGCCGTGCTCGTCACCGGCGCCAGCGGTTTCCTAGGCTCCCATGTGCTCGAGAGGCTGGCGGCATCGGGCACGCTGGCGCTCGGGCTCGGCCGTGACGAAGAACGTTGCGTGGCGCTCGAAGCCTTGGGCCATCGCATCATCTGTCACGATCTCGCGCAACCGCTCGACGAGGCGCTTGACCCCAGGCTCGCCAGGGTCGAGCGGATCATCCATTGCGCGGCGCTCTCGTCGCCCTTCGGACGCCTGGCGGATTTCGTGACGGCCAATGTCACGGCGACGCGGAACCTCGTCGATTTCGCCAGGCGGCGGGGCGTCGGCCGCTTCGTCCACATTTCCAGCCCGTCCGTCTGCTTCGCCTTCCGCGACCAGCTCGACCTTAGAGAGGACGTGGCCTTGCCGGAGCCGGTCAATCATTATGCCCGCACCAAGCGCGAGGCGGAGACGATCGTGCTCGGCCAGACCGATATCCATCCGGTAGTGCTGCGGCCGCGCGGCATCTACGGCAAGGGCGACCGCGCGCTGCTGCCGCGCCTGATCAAGGCGGCCAGAAGCCGACCGCTGCCGCTGTTTCGCGACGGCCGCGCGGCCATCGACCTGACCCATGTCGACGATGTCGTCGAGGCGGTCATGGCGGCGCTCGCGGCACCGGTCGAGGCCGAACGCCAAATCTTCAACATCTCCGGCGGCGAGGTGCTGCCGGTCCGCCGCATCGCCGACGACGCCTGCGTCCGCGCCGGCCTGAAGGCGCGCTGGCGGGCGATGCCGTTGTTGCCGGCGATGCTGGCGGCGGGCTTGATGGAAGCGGTGGCGCTGCGTCTGCCTGGACGCTCCGAACCGCCGGCCACCCGCTATGGGCTGGGCCTCTTCGCCTACGCGCAAAGCCTCGATCTTTCCAAGACGAGACGGGTGCTGGGCTGGGCGCCGAAGATTGCGTTCGAACAGGGACTTGACCGCACTTTCGCCGGCGGCTGCGCGCCATGA
- a CDS encoding MBL fold metallo-hydrolase — MKLVFANSAWVSAAERLILRGGAWQSVRLRVRYGLFFHAVAGPVLVDTGYTPEALSGERRGRMLRLYGGLLKPQLNPDAQVLPVLRRFGLSPDDISTIIVTHFHADHISGLSLFRNARFIASDSAWARVKARSPRQNMRHGVFTELFPVDFEARLDALSAKPSVAARGSMPGGADLFGDGSVIAVDLPGHADGQFGLLFNALDRPLLYAVDVQWLLAALTDNRTPGFPATLIAEDAAAIEPTSAMLRRFLASGGEVMLCHDPAPTPYDLAPEDS, encoded by the coding sequence ATGAAGCTCGTCTTCGCCAACAGCGCCTGGGTGAGCGCCGCCGAGCGGTTGATCCTGCGCGGCGGCGCCTGGCAAAGCGTCAGGCTGCGCGTCCGCTACGGGCTATTTTTTCATGCCGTTGCCGGGCCAGTTCTGGTCGATACCGGCTACACGCCCGAGGCGCTGAGCGGTGAGCGGCGCGGCCGCATGCTGCGGCTGTACGGTGGGTTGCTCAAACCTCAGCTCAACCCCGACGCGCAGGTCCTCCCGGTGCTGCGGCGTTTCGGTCTGTCGCCCGATGATATCAGCACAATCATCGTCACCCACTTCCATGCCGACCACATTTCGGGCCTGTCGCTGTTCCGCAACGCCCGCTTTATCGCCAGCGATTCCGCCTGGGCGCGGGTCAAGGCGCGCAGCCCGAGGCAGAATATGCGCCACGGCGTCTTCACCGAGCTTTTTCCTGTCGATTTCGAAGCGCGGTTGGACGCTCTGTCCGCCAAGCCGAGCGTTGCAGCGCGTGGCAGCATGCCCGGCGGCGCCGATCTCTTCGGCGACGGCAGCGTGATCGCGGTCGATCTTCCCGGACATGCCGACGGCCAGTTCGGCCTGCTGTTCAATGCCCTCGACCGACCGCTGCTCTACGCCGTCGATGTGCAATGGCTACTCGCAGCCTTGACCGACAACCGCACACCCGGCTTTCCGGCCACCTTGATCGCCGAGGATGCGGCGGCGATCGAGCCGACCAGCGCCATGCTGCGTCGCTTCCTCGCCTCTGGCGGCGAGGTGATGCTCTGCCATGATCCCGCGCCGACGCCCTATGACCTCGCGCCGGAGGATTCATGA
- a CDS encoding F390 synthetase-related protein — translation MNALAEAAGSFTLTRWASRKNRADFERWQATALRRFLDRDLPRAPFYRKAPAQLADLPVTDKALLMARFEDFNIHRLTATQAWAAMARDGRAGALTVGASTGTSGNRGLFVISEAEKYRWLGTILAKAASDLLWRGIRVAVILPQNTGLYDSARKSRLIKLAFFDLTSGPESWRGALEAFDPTVIIAPPKMLRHFAAENFQLRPKRVFSAAETLDPVDRPVIEDFFRLPLDQIYMATEGLFAVTCRQGGLHLAEDSVFFEFEPAGEGLVTPLVTAFRRRTQIMARYRMNDLLRLSKGPCRCGSPLRCVDEIVGRMDDVFRLASPDGPILVTPDVLRNAVLKADRRIDDFRLVQTGPDRVELSLPPTFADDAAAAAHQAVQALLDARKAVATVVLVRGPLPLETSRKLRRVECRLEQGR, via the coding sequence ATGAACGCGCTGGCGGAGGCGGCAGGGTCTTTCACCCTGACACGTTGGGCTTCGCGCAAGAACCGTGCGGATTTCGAGCGCTGGCAGGCAACTGCCCTGCGTCGCTTCCTCGACCGCGACCTGCCGCGCGCGCCTTTCTATCGAAAAGCGCCGGCTCAACTTGCCGATCTGCCGGTGACCGACAAGGCTTTGCTGATGGCGCGCTTCGAGGATTTCAACATCCACCGTCTGACCGCAACGCAAGCCTGGGCGGCTATGGCTCGTGACGGCCGCGCCGGCGCGCTCACCGTCGGCGCCAGCACCGGCACCTCCGGCAATCGCGGCCTGTTCGTGATTTCGGAAGCCGAGAAATACCGGTGGCTGGGCACGATCCTCGCCAAGGCGGCGTCCGATCTTCTCTGGCGCGGCATCCGGGTCGCCGTCATCCTGCCGCAGAACACAGGGCTTTACGACAGCGCCCGCAAATCGCGGCTGATAAAGCTCGCCTTCTTCGACCTGACCTCGGGGCCGGAAAGCTGGCGCGGCGCGCTCGAAGCCTTCGACCCGACGGTCATCATCGCGCCGCCAAAAATGCTCCGGCATTTCGCGGCCGAGAACTTCCAGCTCCGGCCGAAGCGCGTTTTTTCCGCTGCCGAAACGCTCGATCCGGTCGACCGTCCGGTTATCGAGGATTTCTTCCGGCTGCCGCTCGATCAAATCTACATGGCGACGGAAGGCCTGTTCGCCGTGACCTGCCGGCAGGGCGGATTGCATCTTGCGGAAGACTCCGTCTTCTTCGAATTCGAGCCTGCGGGTGAGGGGCTGGTGACGCCGCTGGTGACGGCTTTTCGTCGCCGGACGCAGATCATGGCGCGCTACCGGATGAACGATCTGTTGCGCTTGTCCAAAGGACCTTGCCGTTGCGGGTCGCCGCTGCGCTGCGTCGATGAGATCGTCGGCCGCATGGACGATGTCTTCCGGCTTGCTTCGCCGGACGGCCCGATCCTGGTCACGCCCGATGTGCTGCGCAACGCCGTGCTCAAGGCCGATCGCCGCATCGACGATTTTCGCCTCGTCCAGACGGGGCCGGACAGGGTCGAGCTCAGCCTTCCGCCAACGTTCGCGGACGACGCGGCGGCTGCCGCTCATCAAGCGGTGCAGGCGTTGCTGGACGCGCGAAAGGCGGTCGCCACCGTCGTGCTCGTCCGCGGGCCGCTGCCGCTGGAAACAAGCCGCAAGCTGCGTCGCGTCGAATGCCGGCTGGAGCAGGGACGATGA